The Pseudomonas asiatica sequence GCGCCAGTGCCGGCGTGCCGATGGAGGTGGTGCAACTGAACTATGGCCGTATCAAGACCACCTACACACGGCAGAAGCGCCTCGACGGCAGTGCCGGCGGCAATGTGACCGGCGGCTGGGATCGTATCAGCAACAAGAAATATGCGTGAGGTGCGACCATGTCCGAAGCACGTAGCTTTATCAATCTCCAGGCGCAATCGTATGAGTCGCTGAAGGCCGGCACGCCGATGTCGGCCAATCAGCGGGTCAAGTTTGATGTGTTGAATGCGCATATTGCCAATAGCGTCGTTTTCCCTGGCGAACTCGTGATCGTGGGTGATCCAAGCACCCCCTCCTGCACTAGTCATGAAGCTTTTCTCATGGGTAAGGCGGCTGGGATACACCTTGATATCGAGTTGAACGGAGGGGGAATCGATGGATTCTTCCTAGAGAACTATGACCTGTTGCAGAGCTTGTTGACCCGTGCGTCTATAGGTGCAGGTGCAGCCAGTGATGCCTGGAACAAGCATCTTGAGGCTATCAAGAAAACGCTAGAGGAGATTGATCAACTGCATCACAGCAGGTGCAGGGACTGTCGCTTGCGTGTTGCTCGGCGGAGTGGCTGGAGGTAGTGTAGGTGGGGCGTTAGGAGAAATGGGTGGCGAGTTTCATGGAGAAGTTTTATATGAGGTGCTGCAATGACCAATGTGCAGGTCGCGGTGCTCGGAGTGTGTTTGTTTGCATCACCATTTTTAATGTTTGGAACGTGGATTGTAATTGCATACCGCTTCCTTGATAAGGTCGAGGCAAGCTTCTCAAATAGTCCCATGGTTGTGGGAAGCAAAGCAATGTATGCCCGTGCTGGTATGCTTGGGCAGATTATGCGTTTGGGGTCAGTTTCCGCGATGCTATCAATGAAGGCTTTTTGCATTCGCAAAGGTATGTTGGACAGTGAAGATGTCCGCAATGCCCCTCAAGGCCTTAAAAAACTACTGGTTTGGTTATGGCATGCTCACGTGCTGCTTTTTATCTTGCTGGCTATGTTCTGTGTTTGGATAAGGTTTCTGAGATGACGGGTTTATATTAATGAAATCCGGGTTGGTCACCAGTCTGGACCCGCTCTCCGCCTTACTCAAATACATCCGTATAGTCAGTAAATACACCGGTAACCCGATGCCACGATCAACAACGCCGCATAAGGCGCCGCCGCAGCGAAACAGCAGTTGGTTAGCCGGGTGGCGTTGAGCGCACGTTATCGCGGGCAGTATTTACAAGCATAGACGCCAGGGGGCGTAACAGGCATGCTGGAGAACGAAACCTTCAATCGACTCGGAACCAATCATAAAATATCGGCGAGCATCTACAATCTGATCCTCGGCGCAGTACTGCTGTGGGGCTTCTTCGTCAACTGGTATCTGGTAATCACGGTGCCGCCCGATATTGTTCGGTCCATCCCCATGATGCTGTTCCTGGTTGGCTACTTGATCACCGCGTTACCGGGTGTCGCGATCATCTTCAAATCTGAAAAGCCGTTGTATAGTTTCCTCGGCTACAACCTGATCGTGATTCCGGTCGGGTTGCTGCTTGTCATCGTCCTCCCAAAGTACTCACATGAAAACATCGTGAATGCCTTGCAGGCGACCGTCTTGCTAACCGTTACCATGATGTTGCTGGGGTCTGTATTCCCCCGCTTCTTCAAGCGCATCAAGGCGTCATTATGCATAGCTTTGATAGCTGTGATCTTCGTTGAATTGGCGCAGGTTTGGTTATTCGGTATCCATCTCGCGGTAATTGATTGGATCACAGCACTGATCTTCTGTGGCTATATCGGGGTTGATTGGGGGCGTGCGAACCAGATTGAGCGTACCGTGGATAATGCAATAGACAGCGCTGCATCGCTGTATCTAGACATTATCAATCTGTTTCTGCGGGTCTTGCGGATCATGTCCAAGAAGTGAGTTGCCCAAGTGGCTTAATGCCCAGGCCGCATGGCGGCCTGGGCAAGCTTTCAAGCCTTGTTCAAATACATCCGCGTTGTAAGCAGATAAACCGGCAACCCCGAAACCACAATCAACAACGCCGCATAAGGCGCTGCCGCCGCGAACTCGACGTTGGCCGTGTGCGCCCACACCTCGGTGGCCAGGGTGGTCATGCCGGTCGGGCTGAGCAGCAAGGTAGCTGTCAGTTCCTTCATGGCATCCAGGAACACCAGGGCAAAGGCTGCCGCCATGGCCGGGAAGATGATCGGCAGGGTCACCCGGCAGAACGCGGCAAAGCTGCTCGCGCCCAAGGTCCGTGCCGCTTCCTCCAGGGTAGGTGAAGCCTTGTTCAGTGCGGTGCGCACCGGCGACTGCGCCAGCGGCAGGAACAGCAGCGCATAGGCCAGCAGCAACAGTGCCGTGGTCTGGTACAGAGCCGGCACGTAATGCAGGGCGAAGAACACCAGGGTCAGGGCAATCACCAGGCCGGGCAGGGCGTGCAACAGGTATGGCAGGCGCTCGGCCCAGATTGCCAGGCGGCCCTTGTAGCGCACCACCAGGAAGCTGATTGGCAGGGCTAGCAACACGCAGAAACCGGCACCCCCCAGCGACACCGACAACGAGGTGAACAGCGCCTTGGAAATGGCCGCAACAGGGAATGCCGCCGATGAACCCACGCTCAACCAGTAGCCGAGCATGGCCAGCGGAATACCGCTGCCCAACACCGCCAGGCCCACGCAGAACAGTTGCGCCAGCACTGCCCAGCCACGCAACCGCACCGGTTGTGCTCGTCGCGCCACACCCTGGCCGATGCGCACGT is a genomic window containing:
- a CDS encoding Bax inhibitor-1 family protein; protein product: MLENETFNRLGTNHKISASIYNLILGAVLLWGFFVNWYLVITVPPDIVRSIPMMLFLVGYLITALPGVAIIFKSEKPLYSFLGYNLIVIPVGLLLVIVLPKYSHENIVNALQATVLLTVTMMLLGSVFPRFFKRIKASLCIALIAVIFVELAQVWLFGIHLAVIDWITALIFCGYIGVDWGRANQIERTVDNAIDSAASLYLDIINLFLRVLRIMSKK
- a CDS encoding ABC transporter permease, whose protein sequence is MTAALSEPVPVRFVPRRKRPSVWVVLPVLFLVAMSLLPLLYVAMKAWEAGWREALHLLWRPFVWGLMRNTLMLMVGVTLTCMVVGLALAWLLERSNLAGRRLWGVVLCLPFAVPSFVSSFTWVSLSSDFEGLGGAIMVMALSKYPLVFLPVAATLRNLDTSLEESARTLGCSRWGVFIKVTLPLLWPSMLGGALLIALHMLVEFGALSILGLQTFTTAIYQQFELEFSNANAAMLSAVLLAMCLVMLWLELRVRGKARHVRIGQGVARRAQPVRLRGWAVLAQLFCVGLAVLGSGIPLAMLGYWLSVGSSAAFPVAAISKALFTSLSVSLGGAGFCVLLALPISFLVVRYKGRLAIWAERLPYLLHALPGLVIALTLVFFALHYVPALYQTTALLLLAYALLFLPLAQSPVRTALNKASPTLEEAARTLGASSFAAFCRVTLPIIFPAMAAAFALVFLDAMKELTATLLLSPTGMTTLATEVWAHTANVEFAAAAPYAALLIVVSGLPVYLLTTRMYLNKA